In Paraburkholderia terrae, the DNA window TGCGCGCCGCAGCCGTGAGCCGGTTGATGCCGTCGATGACTTCTTCGCCGCGATACGCGGGCGAAGGTCCACTGAAGAACATCTGCTGTACGTCGATGACGATGACGGCAACACCGGACATGCGAGCCTCGCTATTCGTTGGTGATATGGATTGAGCGAAACGGCGACGTTAAAAGGCCGAGTCACCGTTTAGAAGCGACTCGTCAGCATAGCTGCGAATGGGATTCTGTGTGAAAACCCGCTGCACGATCGACTCGAATTGCTTTCGATCGATCGCGCAGCGGAACGCGACGCAGCGCGTCAGACCGGCTGCGTGCGCGTCTCGAGCCACGCCTTCGCGTCGCCCGACACGTGCGGCGACACGCGGGCGCGCACCATCTCGTGATACGCGTTGAGCCACGCGCGCTCGTCGTCGTTCAACAGGTTCAACGCGACGCAACGCGTGTCGATCGGGCACAGCGTCAGCGTTTCGAATTCGAGGAAATCGCCGAACTCGGTCTTTCCCGCCGCGCGGTTCAGCACCAGATTCTCGATGCGGATGCCCCACTTGCCCGGCCGGTAAATCCCCGGCTCGATCGACGTGATCATCCCCTCTTCCATCGCCGTCCACGCCTCGGCGGGCGCGTAGTGTGAAATCACCTGCGGGCCTTCGTGGACGTTCAGGAAGTAGCCGACGCCGTGGCCCGTGCCGTGTCCGTAGTCCGCGCCCGCTTCCCAGATCGGCGCGCGCGCGATCGAGTCGAGCATCGGCGAACGGATGCCGCGCGGAAACTTCGCCCGCGACAATGCCATCATGCCCTTCAGCACGGTCGTGAAGTCGCGGCGATGTTCGTCGTTGATCGTACCGATCGGCACGACGCGCGTGATGTCAGTCGTGCCGCTCAGATACTGGCCGCCCGAATCGATCAGCAGCAGGCCCTTGCCCTCGATCGTCGAATGCGACGCGGGCGTCGCGCGGTAGTGCGGCATCGCGCCGTTCGCGTTGAAGCCTGCGATCGTCGCGAAGCTCAGCGTGACGAAGCCCGGCCGGCGCGCGCGCGCCGCCGTGAGCTTCTCGTCGATGGTCAGCTCGGTGATCTTTTCGCGGCCCAGCGCGCCTTCGAACCACGCGAAAAATTCGGCGAGCGCCGCGCCGTCCTGCTCCATCGTCGCGCGCACGTGCTCGGATTCGGCTTCCGTCTTGCGTGACTTGAAGAACGTGGACGGATTCACAGCCTCGACAATCGCCACCGAAGCAGGCACCGATTGCAACAGGCCATACGTAATGCGGCGTGGGTCGATCAGCAGCGTCTGGCCGTTTGGCAGCGCGGCGAGCGCGTCGGCCGCTTTCGCGTACGCCTCGACGCGGATGCCGTCGCGCGCGAGCGACTCGGCCAGTTCCACCGGCACCTTGCCGTCAACCACGAACAGCGACGCGCGCTCCAACCCGATCAGCGCGTGCGCGACGAACACCGGGTTGTAGTTCACGTCCGCGCCGCGCAGGTTCAGCAGCCAGGCGAGATCGTCGAGCGTCGAGATGAAGTGCCACTGCGCCCCTTTCTCCTGCATCGCGCGGCGGATCTGGTCCAGCTTTTGCGCGCGCGAGACGCTCGCGTGCGGCGCGACGTGTTCGTAGACGGCGCCCGTCGGCAGCGACGGACGCTGCGGCCAGACGGTGTCGAGCAGATCGAGGTCCGTGCGCAGCTCGACGCCGCGAGCCTTCAGCGCGTCGGTCAGCGCGCGCGCCGCCGCCACGCCCAGCACCGCGCCGTCGACGCCAACCGTCGCGCCCGCCGGCACGTTCTGCGCAAGCCAGTCGATGTGCGGCGCGCTTTGCTGGCCGCCGAACATCTTCATCAGCTGGATGCCCGTGCCCGCCAGTTGCGCCTCGGCCTGCACCCAATAGCGGCTGTCCACCCACAGCCCGGCGAAATCCGCCGTCACGACCAGCGTGCCGACCGAGCCGGTGAAGCCCGACAGCCATTCGCGGCCTTGCCAGCGGCCGGGCAGATATTCGGAAAGATGCGGGTCCGCCGATGGCACGAGGCAGGCGGCGAGCCCAGCCTGCTTCATGGCGCTGCGCAGTTGCGCAATGCGCTCGGGGATCGAGGCGGTTTCGGGGAGTCGTACGTTCATCGGTTTCACCTGCAAGAATTCATCGACGGGAGAACAAGCCGACCGTCACGGCAACGGCAACAAGCGCGATAGCGGTGCAGACGGGCCACTCGAGCGTGTCGCCGTCGTGGAAGAGCTGAGTGACGTTGCCGGCCATATGCGCAATGACAGCACCCGCCACGCCGATCAGCATCGCCATCCACAGCGCGACATGGCTCGCGCGCCGCAGCGGATGTAGCCACCAGCTGGCCGCGCCAACGACGGCGCCAAGAATGATCAGTCCGGGCCAGCCCATTAGCGTCCACCGCACATCAAATTAAGACTGTTCTGATAGGCGGCTGTTTTATCGATGGCTAGCATTTTTTCTCTTTCACTAGAAGGTCCACGCGGCTTTCTGCGTAGCGGTTGAGTTTAGGGGCCGGGGTTAGGTTAAGCAAGCTGAAAGCCTCCCGTGCCAGATCGCTGCGCCCATCCCATTGTCCATGCGAATTGCCCTTATTGAGCCTGACCTCCGGCATGCGGAAATCGTCGGCCGGCTACTGCTTGCCGGGGGGCATGCCTGTCATCACTTCCCCTCCAGCGCGCCTTTTCTGACGGGCGCCGCAAGCGAGTTTTTCGATCTCCTCGTCACCGACGCCTATTGCGGCGATGCCGCCGCGGAAGACGTGATCATGCGGGTACGCCAGGTTCTGCCGGGCCTGCCCGTCATCGCCATGATGACAATGCCGCGCGAAAGCGAACTGGTCGCAATGTTGCAATCGGGCGCCGACGACTGTCTGTCGAAGCCCGTGCGCGGCCCCGAAATGCTGGCCCGCATCGAGGCGCTGATGCGCCGCGCCGGCATTCGCCGACCGCGCAACCGCGTGCGCGAAATGTTCGGCGAATATGCGTTCGACGCCGGCCGCTCTATCGTCGGCTTTCGGGGACAGAGCGTCACCCTGACGCCGAAAGAACTCCAGTTCGCGCTGCTGCTGTTTACCAATATGTCGCGGCCGGTGTCTCGCGCGCACATCCTGGAAACCGTCTGGTCGCGCCGCCGCGACGTAAAGTCGCGCACGCTCGACACGCACGCGTCGCGCATCCGCACCAAGCTGGAACTGCGGCCGGAATTCGGCTACACCCTTACGCCGCTGTACGGCTACGGCTACCGTCTGGACCAGATTCCCGTCGAAAACACGGATAGCGCGGATAAACCCGCGCCGACTGAAAGAATCGCGGAAACGCTATAATATTGGGCCTAACCATAGCCCCAATACCGTGCCCAAAAAGCCGTAGCGTCCCCGTGCAACTGCTAACGATCGGAATCAACCATCACACCGCGCCCGTCGCCTTGCGCGAACGCGTGGCGTTTCCGGTCGAACAGATCAAGCCGGCGCTCTCGACGTTCAAGGACATCTTCCTCGGCCGCACGGCCCGCACGGCGCCGGAAGCGGCCATTCTGTCCACCTGCAACCGCACCGAGCTCTACTGCGCCACCGACGACCAGGTCGCCCGCGAGGCCGCCGTTCACTGGCTGTCGAAGTACCACAACATCACCATCGACGAACTCGCGCCGCACGTGTACGCGCTGCCGCAGTCGGAAGCCGTGCGCCACGCGTTTCGCGTCGCGTCGGGGCTGGATTCGATGGTGCTGGGCGAGACGCAGATCGTCGGCCAGATGAAGGATGCGGTGCGCACGGCGTCGGAAGCCGGCGCGCTCGGCACGTATCTGAACCAGTTGTTCCAGCGCACCTTCGCCGTTGCGAAAGAGGTGCGCACTACGACTGAAATCGGGGCGCAATCGGTTTCAATGGCCGCCGCCGCGGTGCGCCTCGCGCAGCGCATTTTCGACAAGGTGTCGAATCAGCGCGTGCTGTTCATCGGCGCGGGCGAGATGATCGAACTGTGCGCGACACACTTTGCCGCGCAACAGCCGCGCGAGCTGGTCGTCGCGAACCGCACGGCCGAACGCGGCCAGCGTCTCGCCGACCGCTTCAATGGCCGCGCGATCCCGCTGTCGGAATTGCCCACGCGCATGCACGAGTTCGACATCATCGTGTCGTGTACGGCATCGACGCTGCCCATCATCGGTCTTGGCGCCGTTGAGCGCGCGGTGAAGGCTCGCCGTCACCGCCCCATTTTCATGGTCGATCTCGCCGTGCCGCGCGACATCGAACCGGAAGTCGGCAAGCTCGAAGACGTATTCCTGTACACCGTCGACGATCTCGGCGCGATCGTCCGCGAAGGCAATGCGTCGCGCCAGGCCGCCGTCGCGCAGGCCGAAACGATCATCGAAACGCGGGTGCAGAATTTCATGCAGTGGCTCGACGCGCGCAGCATCGTGCCCGTCATCCGTCACATGCACACGCAGGCCGACGCGCTGCGCCGCGCCGAAGTCGAAAAAGCGCAAAAGTTGCTCGCGCGCGGCGACGATCCCGCTGCCGTGCTCGAAGCGCTGTCGCAGGCGCTCACCAACAAGCTGATCCACGGTCCGACGCACGCGCTCAACCGCGCCAGCAGCGAAGAACGCGATTCGCTCATCGAACTGATGAGCGGCTTCTACAAGCACGCTCACTCTTCTTCCGAGCGTTAGCGGCGCTACACGCCGCGGCATCGCGCGGGTTGCCGACCAGGCCCGCGTGGTGCTTCATCCCATTGTCCGGGGCTTTCGTCCCGGGTTATCGTCCCGATTTCCCGAATCAGCCGTTCTTTCCGGAGCCCGCTCCGACCGCCCCAATGAAAACGAGCATGCAAGCCAAGCTCGACCAGCTCACCACCCGGCTGGCCGAACTGAACGACCTGTTGAGCCGCGAAGACATCACGTCGAACATCGACCAGTACCGCAAGCTGACACGCGAACACGCGGAACTGCAGCCTGTCGTCGAGCATTACGCTCTCTGGCGCCAGTCGATGAACGACGCCGCCACCGCGCAGGAACTGCTGTCGGATGCATCGATGAAGGACTTCGCGGAAGAGGAAATCCGCTCGGCGCGCGATCAGATGGAAAAGCTCGAAGGCGAGTTGCAGACAATGCTGCTGCCGAAAGACCCGAACGACGAGCGCAACATCTTCCTCGAAATCCGCGCAGGCACGGGCGGCGACGAATCGGCGCTGTTCGCGGGCGACCTGCTGCGCATGTATCTGCGCTACGCGGAACGCAACCGCTGGCAGGTCGAGATGATGTCGGCGAGCGAATCGGATCTGGGCGGCTACAAGGAAGTGATCGTGCGGATTGCGGGCGACGCCGCGTATTCGAAGCTCAAGTTCGAGTCGGGCGGCCACCGCGTGCAGCGCGTGCCGGCGACGGAAACGCAGGGCCGCATCCATACGTCGGCCTGCACGGTCGCGGTGATGCCGGAAGCGGATGAAATCGGCGAAGTCGAGATCAATCCCGCCGATCTACGCATTGACACGTTCCGCGCGTCCGGCGCGGGCGGCCAGCACATCAACAAGACCGACTCCGCGGTACGCGTGACGCACTTGCCGACGGGCATCGTGGTCGAGTGTCAGGACGACCGTTCGCAGCACAAGAACAAGGATCGTGCGCTGAAAGTGCTCGCCGCGCGTATCAAGGACAAGCAGTACCACGAGCAGCACGCGAAAGAAGCCGCGACGCGCAAGAGCCTGATCGGCTCGGGCGACCGCTCGGAGCGCATTCGCACGTACAACTTCCCGCAAGGCCGTCTCACCGATCACCGGATCAACCTGACGCTGTATCGCCTCGAAGCGCTGATGGAAGGCGATCTCGACGAGCTGATCGCGGCGCTCGTGTCCGAGCATCAGGCGGAACTGCTCGCGTCGCTCGGCGACGCGGACTGAGCGGCGCGCATGAATACCGTCGATACCGTCGCCACGTTGCTTCACGCGTCGCCACTGCCCGCGCTGGAAGCGCGCATTCTGCTCGGGCACGCGCTGGACTGGCGTCGCACGGAACTGATCACGCGCGAGGACGACGCGCTCGATGTCACCAAGGTGGCGGCCTTTCGCGATCTCGAAGCACGGCGCGTGGCGGGCGAGCCGATCGCGCAACTGATCGGCTCGCGTGAATTCTTCGGGCTCGACTTCCACGTCACGCGGGACGTGCTGATTCCTCGCCCCGAAACCGAACTGCTCGTCGAAACGGCCGTACAGGCACTCGAAGGCCGTGCCGCGCGCTCGCGCGTGCTCGATCTCGGTACGGGCACGGGGGCGATTGCTGTTTCGATCGCGTGGTCTCGACCGGACGCGCGCGTGTGGGCCGTCGACCGCTCGGCCGAAGCGCTGGACGTCGCCCGTCGCAACGCCATCAAGCTCCTCGAACCGAAGCGTCCCGGCGGCGATCTGCAATTCGCGCAAAGCGACTGGTACGCCGCGCTCGACGCCTCGCTCGCTTTCGACGTAATCGTCAGCAACCCGCCGTATATCGCGAGTGGCGACCCGCATCTGTCGCAAGGTGATTTGCGTTTCGAGCCGCGCGGCGCGCTCACCGACGAAGCCGACGGCCTATCGGCGATCCGCGCGATCGTCGCCGGTGCGCCGGCGCGGCTCGTGCCGAACGGCGTGCTGTGGATGGAACACGGCTACGATCAGGCCGAAGCCGTTCGCGCGATCCTTACGGCGCAAGGTTTTGCCGACGTGCGTTCGGAATGCGATCTGGCGGATATCGAACGCATCAGCGGCGGTCGCTGGCCGGGCTGATGTGCGGCGGCGCGGCGCGCTGCGACGGCGCCCGATGGCATCGATCCAGCCGCCGGTCGCTATCGGAGAAATCCGCTATCATTTCACTCTATCTCTTATACACACCGGAACCGCAAGGTCAGTCATGGACACGCAACAACGCATCAAGCAAATCGTCGACGAAAACCCCGTCGTGCTCTTCATGAAAGGCAACGCGCAATTCCCGATGTGCGGCTTCTCGGGTCGCGCGGTGCAGATTCTGAAGGCGTGCGGCGTCGATCAGTTCAAGACGGTCAACGTCCTCGAAGACGACGAAGTGCGCCAGGGCATCAAGGAATTCTCGAACTGGCCGACCATCCCGCAGCTGTACGTCAACGGTGAATTCGTCGGCGGCTCGGACATCATGATGGAGATGTATCAGTCGGGCGAACTGCAGCAACTCTTCGCTGCCGCCTAAGCCACGAGAGACGGCGCCGCACGTCATGGAAACACGCGCCGCGGCGCCTCGCCGTCTCATCGTCGCTATCACGGGAGCGACGGGCGCCATCTACGGCGTCCGGCTGCTCCAGACACTGCGCAAACTGGGCGGCGTCGAAAGCCATCTGCTGATTTCCAGCGCCGGATGGCTCAATATCCAGCACGAACTCCAGTTGTCGCGTGAAGACGTGCATTCGCTCGCGGATGTCGTTCATTCCGTGCGCGACGTCGGCGCGAGCATCGCGTCCGGCTCGTTCGCGACCGATGGCATGATCATCGCGCCGTGCTCGATGAAAACGCTCGCGAGTGTCGCGCACGGCCTTTCCGACAATCTGATCACGCGCGCCGCTGATGTCACGCTGAAAGAACGTCGACGGCTCGTGTTGATGGTGCGCGAAACGCCGTTCAATCTCGCGCATCTGCGCAACATGACGGCCGTTACCGAAATGGGCGGCGTGATTTTTCCGCCGCTGCCTGCCTTCTACAATCGGCCCGAGACGATCGATCAGATGGTCGACGATACAGTCGCCCGCGTGCTCGACCTGTTCGCGCTGGGTCCGGCGCTCGCGCCCGCATGGCAAGGGTTGAATAGTCCGTCGCGGTGAAGCGCGCCACTGGCCCCACCCGATTCACAACTGCCGCGAGACAATCAAATCCCCGTTTCGCCGTTTATCAAATGACAGTGCGGGCTTATATTCGCTTCAACGAAACTTATCCGGCCTTCATCCGGCCCGCACTGCCATGACCCGCTTGCCTTCCCTCTTCCTGTCGCACGGTGCGCCGACGCTGCCGATCGACCCGTCGATGCCACGCGCGGAATTCGCATCCCTGTCTGCTGAAGTGCCGCGCCCGAAAGCGATCCTGATGCTGTCGGCCCATTGGATGACGCAGCAACCTGCGGCCAGCACATCGGATGCGCCCGAAACGATTCACGACTTCTACGGCTTCCCGCGTCAGTTGTACGAGATTCAGTACCCGGCGCCGGGCGCGCCCGATATCGCGCGCCGCGCCGCCGCGCTGCTCGGCGAACAGGGCATTCCGACGGCTACACAACCGCACGGCCTCGACCACGGTGCATGGGTGCCGATGCTGCTGATGTTCCCGCACGCCGACGTCCCGATCGCGCAGCTGTCGATCCAGCCGAGGCTCGATCCCGCGCATCACTTCCG includes these proteins:
- a CDS encoding aminopeptidase P family protein, with the protein product MNVRLPETASIPERIAQLRSAMKQAGLAACLVPSADPHLSEYLPGRWQGREWLSGFTGSVGTLVVTADFAGLWVDSRYWVQAEAQLAGTGIQLMKMFGGQQSAPHIDWLAQNVPAGATVGVDGAVLGVAAARALTDALKARGVELRTDLDLLDTVWPQRPSLPTGAVYEHVAPHASVSRAQKLDQIRRAMQEKGAQWHFISTLDDLAWLLNLRGADVNYNPVFVAHALIGLERASLFVVDGKVPVELAESLARDGIRVEAYAKAADALAALPNGQTLLIDPRRITYGLLQSVPASVAIVEAVNPSTFFKSRKTEAESEHVRATMEQDGAALAEFFAWFEGALGREKITELTIDEKLTAARARRPGFVTLSFATIAGFNANGAMPHYRATPASHSTIEGKGLLLIDSGGQYLSGTTDITRVVPIGTINDEHRRDFTTVLKGMMALSRAKFPRGIRSPMLDSIARAPIWEAGADYGHGTGHGVGYFLNVHEGPQVISHYAPAEAWTAMEEGMITSIEPGIYRPGKWGIRIENLVLNRAAGKTEFGDFLEFETLTLCPIDTRCVALNLLNDDERAWLNAYHEMVRARVSPHVSGDAKAWLETRTQPV
- a CDS encoding response regulator transcription factor; amino-acid sequence: MRIALIEPDLRHAEIVGRLLLAGGHACHHFPSSAPFLTGAASEFFDLLVTDAYCGDAAAEDVIMRVRQVLPGLPVIAMMTMPRESELVAMLQSGADDCLSKPVRGPEMLARIEALMRRAGIRRPRNRVREMFGEYAFDAGRSIVGFRGQSVTLTPKELQFALLLFTNMSRPVSRAHILETVWSRRRDVKSRTLDTHASRIRTKLELRPEFGYTLTPLYGYGYRLDQIPVENTDSADKPAPTERIAETL
- the hemA gene encoding glutamyl-tRNA reductase, with translation MQLLTIGINHHTAPVALRERVAFPVEQIKPALSTFKDIFLGRTARTAPEAAILSTCNRTELYCATDDQVAREAAVHWLSKYHNITIDELAPHVYALPQSEAVRHAFRVASGLDSMVLGETQIVGQMKDAVRTASEAGALGTYLNQLFQRTFAVAKEVRTTTEIGAQSVSMAAAAVRLAQRIFDKVSNQRVLFIGAGEMIELCATHFAAQQPRELVVANRTAERGQRLADRFNGRAIPLSELPTRMHEFDIIVSCTASTLPIIGLGAVERAVKARRHRPIFMVDLAVPRDIEPEVGKLEDVFLYTVDDLGAIVREGNASRQAAVAQAETIIETRVQNFMQWLDARSIVPVIRHMHTQADALRRAEVEKAQKLLARGDDPAAVLEALSQALTNKLIHGPTHALNRASSEERDSLIELMSGFYKHAHSSSER
- the prfA gene encoding peptide chain release factor 1; this encodes MKTSMQAKLDQLTTRLAELNDLLSREDITSNIDQYRKLTREHAELQPVVEHYALWRQSMNDAATAQELLSDASMKDFAEEEIRSARDQMEKLEGELQTMLLPKDPNDERNIFLEIRAGTGGDESALFAGDLLRMYLRYAERNRWQVEMMSASESDLGGYKEVIVRIAGDAAYSKLKFESGGHRVQRVPATETQGRIHTSACTVAVMPEADEIGEVEINPADLRIDTFRASGAGGQHINKTDSAVRVTHLPTGIVVECQDDRSQHKNKDRALKVLAARIKDKQYHEQHAKEAATRKSLIGSGDRSERIRTYNFPQGRLTDHRINLTLYRLEALMEGDLDELIAALVSEHQAELLASLGDAD
- the prmC gene encoding peptide chain release factor N(5)-glutamine methyltransferase, whose amino-acid sequence is MNTVDTVATLLHASPLPALEARILLGHALDWRRTELITREDDALDVTKVAAFRDLEARRVAGEPIAQLIGSREFFGLDFHVTRDVLIPRPETELLVETAVQALEGRAARSRVLDLGTGTGAIAVSIAWSRPDARVWAVDRSAEALDVARRNAIKLLEPKRPGGDLQFAQSDWYAALDASLAFDVIVSNPPYIASGDPHLSQGDLRFEPRGALTDEADGLSAIRAIVAGAPARLVPNGVLWMEHGYDQAEAVRAILTAQGFADVRSECDLADIERISGGRWPG
- the grxD gene encoding Grx4 family monothiol glutaredoxin, which produces MDTQQRIKQIVDENPVVLFMKGNAQFPMCGFSGRAVQILKACGVDQFKTVNVLEDDEVRQGIKEFSNWPTIPQLYVNGEFVGGSDIMMEMYQSGELQQLFAAA
- a CDS encoding UbiX family flavin prenyltransferase, with amino-acid sequence METRAAAPRRLIVAITGATGAIYGVRLLQTLRKLGGVESHLLISSAGWLNIQHELQLSREDVHSLADVVHSVRDVGASIASGSFATDGMIIAPCSMKTLASVAHGLSDNLITRAADVTLKERRRLVLMVRETPFNLAHLRNMTAVTEMGGVIFPPLPAFYNRPETIDQMVDDTVARVLDLFALGPALAPAWQGLNSPSR
- a CDS encoding DODA-type extradiol aromatic ring-opening family dioxygenase, with the translated sequence MTRLPSLFLSHGAPTLPIDPSMPRAEFASLSAEVPRPKAILMLSAHWMTQQPAASTSDAPETIHDFYGFPRQLYEIQYPAPGAPDIARRAAALLGEQGIPTATQPHGLDHGAWVPMLLMFPHADVPIAQLSIQPRLDPAHHFRVGRALRPLQDEGVMIVGSGQITHNLREADFSARPEDADPRVTEFTDWFEARLADRDIDALLDYRRQAPHAAFMHPTDEHLLPVFAALGAAPDDYKLGIQSLGTFQRSLAMTNYVFGNA